GTTGGTTATTAGGGATTTTAGGGTTATTGGAGAAATTAGGGCATTTATATCTTTAATGAATGAATATGGATCTGTTTCGTTGTTCTCCTTTTCTTGATTAATGGTTGGATCTATGTTCTTCTTTGATTATTTGGTCGATTAAATGTGTAAAGATGGTATTTTGATCTTGTCCCATGATCTGTTTTTAAGGATGGATAGGATTGTTGATTTTCTAGACTGGCAGTGCTTTTCGTACTTTAGGatgatttttgttggtttttatttgTGGAATCGATGCATTGTTTTCAAAGATGGCATACTTTGTAAATTATGCTTTGCATGCTTGCCTCTTAATTTCCAATTTAATCGTGATGTTTTCTGTCAGTCCATCCcttgttcatttttgtttttgatcaatcaaaattaaacattgttagAGCTTTTCTGTCTTTTATTGGTTGCTATTGATTGGTTGttcttgatttattaattttgaagagGTCTGATAAGTGGCATGGGTTATACTCTTGTTTCTATATTGTAATATGCTATGGTAATATATGTGTGCTAACTCAAGCCAAAGAATTGATTAACATGACATGAACTTCTCTGTCTGGCACTGCAAACATTTGCATTCAGTACGCAATAACTTCCATGCACCTTATGAAATTTAAGGTATTTTTTCTTAAAGTGCTTACTTTTAAGAAAGTATAatccttttttccttttcatttgtGATACATTTCACATGACCACATCTTAATGTTGGAAGTGCTCACTTTGTACATGTGGTTCTACTTATGCACCTGAATTGACACAGCTTACTACCACCACAATTTACAAGATTAGGATATCACTAGTGTGTCTCATCAAATTGTTTGAATATTATTGACAATTTTAAGGTGTGCATGTTATTTGCTTTACATATATATAGCACTTGTGATTTTCTTCTTATGTTGGTGAGGTAAACTGGGAACTACATGATTATAATGCAGCTCCTTATCAATGTTTCATATTGAAGATTTCATTCTATATAAATAGATTGGATTGAAAACTAATCAATTTTTGGTATATAATCGGTTCATGATATCTAGGTTTTTGTCTTGAAATTAGTTTTTTGAAATGTGGAGAAAATTGAATTTGTTGCTCTTTTCATTTGTAGTTAGGACCTGTTCATTTTACCATAAGTGGGGATAGTGGTTGAATTGGCCGTCTCCACCCACAACAACAATGCAAACCACACACTTCGGGGCAGTAACATTCCCCACTTCTCCCACTcctttcattttagttaaaaacCATCTCAATATTGTTTATAACTGCAATGGGGAGAATGGGCAATATATAAAATCTCACTTATTCCCACTTCCCCCAACCATCCTGATCCCATTGAAGGTGTTTTGAAGCTCCCAATCTCTTCGTTGCCTTTTCATTCATGAAATGAACACATGAAGTGCTATCTTTTTCCACTGCTTCCAATACATTGGCAAAGTGGGGCTTCTGCCCTTTGTTTCACCTCCTCACACTTTCTTAGGATGTTTTGGGATATATGCTTTTAGTTTCTTACAAATGAGCAATGAAAAGATGGCGGCATTATGGAATACTGGGAATTTCCATATTGTTGTGAGTTGCAGTGTGGTTGCCTCTGTTGAAACCTTGAATGACACTCTTGATGCTATTCTTCCAAAGCTCTCTTGGTATAAGGATGAAGAAAATATGGATGAAAATTTGATTGCTGTGTTGCGTGATGAAATTTCTTGGCCAATATCTTCACTAAGtcatgttattaattaaaatatatggtTAACATACTTAATTTTTTGTCATATTAATCTTCAACCTGCTTATTATGCAGTCACCAAATAGACATTGGTAGAAAAAGGCTTGATTATTTATGTACATGtctacttttgtttttaatcagaAAATGATTTACTAAACCATAGAGCGACCTGTGCAGGTGCAAATGTAGCAATGGGGATAAATACTCTGAACTTGGAAGCATTTTCTTcttgcatttcatgttttgctGCTGAACAGTAATGCTCAATCTGTGTGCTCATGTGGACTTACTATGTTATTTTGAATCAGGTTATGTCAAACTCGTATAAACTTGCTCTCACATGCTTGtgttgaaaataaatgaaaagcaGACTTCTCCCATTTTGTGCCAATTTCTCCAAAACTTGCAGGAAATTGTCCAAAGGATGTTGtcatttttcataataaacTGCTTAACAATGTACAAGTTTCAGCTAAAAGATAAACCAGCAAACCATGATGCATCATACATACACAAACAGGTCATGCACGAGCAATGAGttactatatttataaatcACCATCATAGAGTGAATCTGTACTTGGCCGGATAGAAACTCTCTTCGATCTGATCCCCCGCCGGTTGTCCTCATCATCCCTACCTCTACCATTTGCCATTGCCTCCGAATATGAAGCATATCTTCTTCCATAAGGAGGACCTCTGCTGTGCCTATTCGGTTGGCTTCCCATCGTTTCTGCATCAGAAGCATATGATCTTTGGTTTGTTCTCTGCCCTCTTCCATAATAAGAACCTCTAGCATTCCTCTGCTCATCCATCCTAGAGCCATCAGCTCTATCTACTCCCACTGTTTCTGGATCAGAAGCATATGATCTTTGGTCCGAGCTGCGCCTTATTCCATAAGCAGGACGTCTACCGTATCTCCGTCCACCTTCCATTGCATTACCTTTTTCAATCTTTGAATCCCTCGAATACCTTGAGCTTCTTGCACCACCTTGATCATCATACAATTTTTTCAAACCTCCACCCATCCTCGAAAACCTTGAGCTCCCAATCTCATCCATCCACGACGCTTTCCGAGACTTGAAACTAATATCAGCATTGCCTCCTCTGTCCTCCTCCCTTGAAACCTCAAACTCAGCAACTACATACTCCGTCTCCGGTCCATCTCCGCCTTGTCGTCGAGACGGAGATCTTCTTATGCTCCTCTTACTCCCATTCCAACCACCAATCCCAAGCTCTCCACCATCTTCATGCCCATAATTCACATCCCTTGTTTCACCAACTTTATGCTTCTGGACATTCATCAAACACCTTGTGTGCACAATCCTCTCATCACTCCCAACCTCCAAAACCTCTGATCCTTCTCTTCCATGGCGATCAGAAGATCTCCTTGAACTCCTCCTatatccaccaccaccacctccacttCTTGCAATCCAATCATCAAACCTAATCTCCCCCTCACCATCACCAATCCCATACGGCCTCACACTATGCACGACGCCCTTCGGGAAGAACCTCGCCGAAGGCAAGCCGTCCGGTGTACGGAACACCTGCGGCCCATCCTTCTCCGTCCACATATCGAACCCACCCGGCTTCTGAAACCGATCAGCCAACGCCTTCACTTGCTCGTCGGCCTTCACAGAGAACAGAGTCGGCGCGCGCTCCACGACTTCCCATGGCTTCTCTAGCTCCGCCACCGCTGCTTTGAGCTCCGCGCGCTTCCGCATCTCGTAGAGCTGCCGCTCCCGGCAGAGCCGGGCTTTGAGGAGCTGCTTCGCCTTCTTGGCCTGCATCCGCTTCCACTGCCACTTAGAGACGCCGCCGGGGAATGTCCGGGGACCGCCGCCCATACGAATCGTGAGGGAACGAGGCTCGCGCAATGGCGAGAAGGAGAGCGTTGCGAATCGTAGTTGGTCGGAGCCGGAGAGATGCCTCAGCGAGGAGAATGCGCGGTTTGTTGGGCTTGCGACGGCGAGAGTCGCCGGAATGATGGCGATCTCCATTCTCGGCAAACCCTAAAGCTTCGATCGAGATCGAGATCGAAATCGAGAGAACGAGAGAGCTTGCTGATCTTCTTCACAAGAATCCAGGGGGGTTTTCGTAAATCTCATATTTATTGGGGGTATTAAAGATAAAACCTTTTTTTCTGTGGTTCtttataatataacatttcgagggttatatatgcaaaaacaaaaaaggaaaaaaagaattgTGAGGTcattaatgaataaatatatgaattttatattaaactacCTGTGAGgtcattaataaataaagatatattaattttaattttaagttatataaataaaaaataatttataaattaaaacaacCAATAGCATGGTATTATTTACCtgcacaaaaaattaaatacaaaacaacTTGCTTAAGTGATGTAAACATTTACAACTTGGACCAATCATAATGGCCTCTGGTAGCTTTAATATTATGCAAAACACAAACTTACATCAGTAAATAGGGTAGTAAACACAAAACATACTGTAAGAAATATTTACATACAAGCTAAACAAGCTCTTTATCATTAGGACTATCCAAACATTTAAAGGAAAAACTCAAAAGCAAAAAGAATCAATGGatcatatatataaagtaaagtGAGGTGAATTTCCATTTCTTCTACTTCAATCTTGATAttttgtctttctttctttccttttaacCTTTTCTGCGTAATTGCAAATTTCGCCTTGCCGTTAATTAGAGGCACCCGGTTCCGGGAATCCATAGCACTGATCCATTCCAGTCGTTTCGAGGATCTCACTCCACGGCCACTGCGATCGACGGCCATCAACCTCATCGCCTGCAAGGTTCATCAGCGACATTTTTAGCTTCTTGTTGGCCGGTGAACTATTTGATGCTAAAGAGTTTGAACGGATGTTGTTCccattgctgctgctgctgttgctgcttaCATTATTACTGCTACTGCTGATATTGCTACTATTATTGGTAAGATAGTGCTGGAGGGCTACTCTTACCCCCGTGATAAGGAATCGTTGGTGCGACGATACAAAAGGGCTCGCCGAGTGAATTGACACATCACAATGCCGACAAAGTAATGCGCGATCCTCCAAGCAAAAGAAGTACCCGGTCTTCTCCTGCACATCCAAAATATTTGATGAATATACAAACGAGTGTTAGCCGAAGTTATGATTCACATCTTTaccattttaaataaaatcagatTGATAACATCCCTTCCCTCGCAAGATGATCCTATCGataacatttttttcattgaaatcgTTGGTTATTGAATGAGTTATTATCGTTCACGAGAAAACCATGACTTGTCTATGTTTCCCAAAGCTAAGGAGTTAAACAAACAGGTAGAATTGCATCGAAGATAAGGCAATAGTGCATTAAAGACGAGAAACTCGAAAAATCAGCATATAAGATGGCTTTGATAGCAACTTCACATCAGAAATTACGCGTGTGCGGTGAAGTCACAACTGAGAAGCCATCGACAGAGATGCACATTCTGGCAATTATAAATGCCGATTATGGTAGATGCCTCAACCTCTACTGAACTTGTACTGCAACACAAAATAACTACATTGGGACCTCTCTGTCTGTCAGCCAATACCAGAGCTCTCAATCTTTCTTGAATATTCAAATCTCTACCAAAACTCACTTTAAAACTACACATTAAGATGAAAACATACAATCAAATGCAATGCAATATAAACAACTACATTAAGATGAAAAACATAGTACCAAATGCAATGCAATATACTACTACCTTAAAGTATCAcatggtttggtttggttttgtttggTGGAACATTGGTTGGGAACTAAAAATCTATTGATGCCATAAAAACAATTGAATTCAGACAATAGAACAATCCAACTCAGTCTAGAGATTAGTTTAAGAAGAACAACCAATGAAAACCCATGAACCCTAAatccaacataaaaaaaaattcaattttgacaGCAAATCTCATCTAAACTAACATCAATTACTCTTATACTAAATTCAATTCAAcaacaagaactaaaaaaaaaaagcacaaaaatcaagaattggATCAACACACCTGGCAAATATCACAAGTGGGATTGGGAGAGGAATTGgagctagggtttgaggaggagCAGGACAGTAGGGGCACACGCTGGTGCTTCCCGGCGAGCTTGTTAGCGGCGTGGACCTTCTCATCACATCCCCAGCAAAGCGCCGCCTCATCGGCGCAGCAAAGCACCGTCGCCTCCGCCCTCTCACATACATCACACTGTATCTTCATCGTTTCCCTCACGTCCCCCCTCGTTTCCCACCCGTTTCCcttaaaaaaaagctttttttttaataaaaataaaaaagaaaagaaaagaaacaagaacaatgACGAGTACCTGAACTCTCGCCGGAGCTTTGCCGGAGCTTAGCGGATATAGGATCCGAGAGAGAGAAGAACCGTTAACCCGAAAGGGATTTGGATCcgataagagagagagagagatggagagaATGAGGAAGAAGACGGAGGAGTGTGTGTATATAGAAAAGTCGGCGAGGAAAAGAGATATTTTGTTGCTtttgatgatattattattagctTTTCAAGTGGAGAGATTTTGAGAGGATAACCCTTGTTACTAAAATGCCCTTAGATTTGTCCTTTAATTACGAGAATACCAATGTAATCCCACTTTTGTAGGTGGGTGGTCAGTGTGCAATGTATCTTTGCAATTTAGGTGAAGGGTATTTTGGAGATTTTGTGAtttggatttatgtttttttttgtttgtgtttttttatgtttttttgggaaaaattttgtttggttgaaagaTTGAGATGGGTCGTTTTGACATTGATGGATTATTGGTTTATGTTTCAAAGTTTTTGATTAATGAAGTAcgatataatatattattgtgtataatttaaatataatataattgtctttttttaatattatgaaaaaatatttatcggTTGGAGAtcttttgattgaataattttatttttataaactaattcTCAACTGAATgatcatttttctttgttttatttcacTCAGtgttagtatttatttatttttttaaataaaaatagctaATAACATCATATTAgtctaattaataaaattagtatTGCTATCAACAATCTCTTGTCTTATTGGCATCGACCTCTTGAATAAAAACGGTAAATTGTTTAGTTTAGAGAAAACCTAAGATTGAATCTTAAAATTC
This region of Dioscorea cayenensis subsp. rotundata cultivar TDr96_F1 unplaced genomic scaffold, TDr96_F1_v2_PseudoChromosome.rev07_lg8_w22 25.fasta BLBR01001073.1, whole genome shotgun sequence genomic DNA includes:
- the LOC120255565 gene encoding uncharacterized protein LOC120255565 — protein: MEIAIIPATLAVASPTNRAFSSLRHLSGSDQLRFATLSFSPLREPRSLTIRMGGGPRTFPGGVSKWQWKRMQAKKAKQLLKARLCRERQLYEMRKRAELKAAVAELEKPWEVVERAPTLFSVKADEQVKALADRFQKPGGFDMWTEKDGPQVFRTPDGLPSARFFPKGVVHSVRPYGIGDGEGEIRFDDWIARSGGGGGGYRRSSRRSSDRHGREGSEVLEVGSDERIVHTRCLMNVQKHKVGETRDVNYGHEDGGELGIGGWNGSKRSIRRSPSRRQGGDGPETEYVVAEFEVSREEDRGGNADISFKSRKASWMDEIGSSRFSRMGGGLKKLYDDQGGARSSRYSRDSKIEKGNAMEGGRRYGRRPAYGIRRSSDQRSYASDPETVGVDRADGSRMDEQRNARGSYYGRGQRTNQRSYASDAETMGSQPNRHSRGPPYGRRYASYSEAMANGRGRDDEDNRRGIRSKRVSIRPSTDSLYDGDL
- the LOC120255562 gene encoding B-box zinc finger protein 22-like, translating into MKIQCDVCERAEATVLCCADEAALCWGCDEKVHAANKLAGKHQRVPLLSCSSSNPSSNSSPNPTCDICQEKTGYFFCLEDRALLCRHCDVSIHSASPFVSSHQRFLITGAMRLMAVDRSGRGVRSSKRLEWISAMDSRNRVPLINGKAKFAITQKRLKGKKERQNIKIEVEEMEIHLTLLYIYDPLILFAFEFFL